The Triticum aestivum cultivar Chinese Spring chromosome 7B, IWGSC CS RefSeq v2.1, whole genome shotgun sequence genome window below encodes:
- the LOC123158914 gene encoding uncharacterized protein: MRRRRGRRPSSPGLQSTPATATGRQIFCRMTHCMNMTHPFLLTQHTAFLTVEVPRGVVTGRLGHAGTTKQLVYCNQDARGSWGCSPLACWRYNVDYLETSSS; this comes from the exons ATGCGCCGGCGCAGGGGTCGCCGTCCATCTTCGCCAG GCCTCCAGAGTACTCCAGCAACAGCCACTGGACGGCAG ATATTTTGCCGGATGACCCACTGTATGAACATGACACATCCTTTCTTGCTCACCCAGCACACGGCATTCCT TACAGTAGAGGTACCACGCGGGGTGGTGACTGGGAGGCTGGGACATGCTGGCACGACCAAACAGCTGGTTTACTGCAATCAGGATGCTAGAGGCTCTTGGGGTTGCAGCCCGCTCGCCTGCTGGAG GTACAATGTTGATTATTTAGAGACCTCATCTTCATGA